The following coding sequences lie in one Anomaloglossus baeobatrachus isolate aAnoBae1 chromosome 7, aAnoBae1.hap1, whole genome shotgun sequence genomic window:
- the LOC142245967 gene encoding uncharacterized protein LOC142245967, with protein sequence MMNEAKLDLMEKKRRSQRDRVLRQRRDIPEEQVLMFALGRTDNILPDMDTDATVMVSKQKNLEKRRKMKRQKILTIRRKMEDLVEVHSAASANAEFQGKFLAALKKFGELAPEIRRRNKKAILIKRRNIISMEKEPEEVFKKTPKHFSSRSGSLDTGNLKRAAAQNRIKNKREITALQTPKGEVARLFFMMNEAKLDLMEKKRRAQRDRVLRQRRDIPEEQVLMFALGRTDNILPDMDTDATVMVSKQKNLEKRRKMKRQKILTIRRKMEDLVEVHSAASANAEFQGKFLAALKKFGELAPEIRRRNKKAILIKRRNIISMEKEPEEVFKKTPKHFSSRSGSLDTGNLKRAAAQNRIKNSRDWVVQQKRHLTYAKPCINGNCVLQRSQSPAKTSTEKELEEVFKKTPKHVLPRSGSLETANLKRAAAQNRITNSRDWAVQQKRHLTYAKPRIHGNCVLQRSQSPAQTISMPESKQLSIYPADTALDKDIPAERSDKTPSGKDGMKIKVFGDTSDYIDPIRELVITNKPIDIFNLVFQNEIAEGSFGKVILMSDAVTNEQVAVKMMEKTSCSKNNIATEIEILKMAAGCRFTTSLRAFMETTNKYIIVLDFMGGGDLYNHMVESAPFDMETTRLFAAEMLCGLQFLHQNGVIHRDLKPENIFLDYYGHIKIGDFGLSAINVSEEDTLQKFVGSQGYAAPEVMEGERYNHLIDSFSFGVILYMMVVGEKPFDSNGTIEEYYESLIKDVPYFPPGTCPDAIDFIEGLLCRNPFGRYAIQSSIRCHPFFNSINWDDVESGRADPPFIFDYEY encoded by the exons ATGATGAATGAAGCAAAACTTGATTTAATGGAGAAAAAGAGAAGATCTCAGAGAGATAGAGTTCTTAGACAGAGGAGAGACATACCTGAAGAGCAGGTACTGATGTTCGCGCTTGGGCGAACAGACAATATTTTACCGGATATGGACACTGATGCCACAGTAATGGTGTCCAAACAAAAAAATCTGGAAAAGAGAAGAAAAATGAAGAGACAAAAGATCCTGACAATTAGACGGAAAATGGAGGACCTCGTGGAGGTTCACTCTGCAGCTTCCGCCAATGCTGAGTTTCAGGGAAAATTTCTTGCTGCTCTAAAAAAATTTGGAGAGCTAGCCCCAGAAATAAGGAGGCGAAACAAAAAAGCCATTCTTATTAAGAGAAGAAACATCATCAGCATGGAGAAAGAACCTGAAGAAGTTTTCAAAAAAACACCGAAACACTTCTCATCCAGATCAGGAAGTTTAGATACAGGAAACCTAAAACGAGCAGCAGCCCAGAATAGGATCAAAAACAAAAGGGAAATCACTGCCTTACAGACTCCCAAGGGTGAGGTAGCCCGTTTGTTTTTCATGATGAATGAAGCAAAACTTGATTTAATGGAGAAAAAGAGAAGAGCTCAGAGAGATAGAGTTCTTAGACAGAGGAGAGACATACCTGAAGAGCAGGTACTGATGTTCGCGCTTGGGCGAACAGACAATATTTTACCGGATATGGACACTGATGCCACAGTAATGGTGTCCAAACAAAAAAATCTGGAAAAGAGAAGAAAAATGAAGAGACAAAAGATCCTGACAATTAGACGGAAAATGGAGGACCTCGTGGAGGTTCACTCTGCAGCTTCCGCCAATGCTGAGTTTCAGGGAAAATTTCTTGCCGCTCTAAAAAAATTTGGAGAGCTAGCCCCAGAAATAAGGAGGCGAAACAAAAAAGCCATTCTTATTAAGAGAAGAAACATCATCAGCATGGAGAAAGAACCTGAAGAAGTTTTCAAAAAAACACCGAAACACTTCTCATCCAGATCAGGAAGTTTAGATACAGGAAACCTAAAACGAGCAGCAGCCCAGAATAGGATCAAAAACAGCAGAGACTGGGTTGTTCAGCAGAAGAGACATCTCACTTATGCCAAACCATGTATAAATGGGAATTGTGTACTACAGAGATCCCAATCACCAGCTAAAACTAGCACAGAGAAAGAATTGGAAGAGGTTTTCAAAAAGACACCAAAACACGTCTTACCCAGATCAGGAAGTTTAGAGACAGCAAACCTAAAAAGAGCAGCAGCCCAGAATAGGATCACAAACAGTAGAGACTGGGCTGTTCAGCAGAAGAGACATCTCACTTATGCCAAACCCCGTATACATGGGAATTGTGTACTACAGAGATCCCAATCACCAGCTCAAACTATTTCCATGCCAGAATCTAAGCAGCTGAGCATTTATCCAGCAGACACTGCCTTGGATAAAGATATTCCAG CAGAAAGAAGTGATAAGACACCCTCTGGCAAAGATGGAATGAAAATAAAAGTCTTTGGCGATACAAGTGACTATATTGATCCCATAAGAGAGCTTGTTATCACAAACAAACCTATCGACATTTTCAACCTTGTGTTCCAGAATGAAATTGCAGAAGGAAGCTTTGGAAAG GTCATCTTGATGTCAGACGCTGTCACCAATGAACAGGTGGCTGTTAAAATGATGGAGAAAACATCTTGCAGTAAAAACAACATTGCTACAGAAATAGAGATCCTAAAAATGGCCGCCGGGTGCCGCTTCACAACATCGCTGCGGGCCTTCATGGAAACTACAAATAAGTACATAATAGTCTTGGACTTTATGGGTGGAggtgacttgtacaaccacatggtAGAATCAGCGCCATTCGATATGGAAACAACAAG ATTGTTTGCGGCAGAAATGCTGTGTGGACTGCAGTTCTTGCATCAAAATGGCGTTATACATCG TGACCTGAAGCCAGAAAATATCTTTCTGGACTACTATGGACATATCAAAATTGGTGACTTTGGGTTGTCTGCCATAAATGTGTCTGAGGAAGACACATTACAGAAGTTTGTCGGCTCTCAGGGATATGCCGCACCCGAG GTAATGGAAGGAGAGCGCTATAACCATCTCATTGACTCCTTTTCATTTGGTGTGATTCTATACATGATGGTTGTGGGTGAAAAGCCATTCGATAGCAATGGAACAATTGAAGAGTACTATGAGTCCCTTATAAAGGATGTACCTTATTTCCCACCTGGTACCTGTCCTGATGCCATTGATTTTATTGAAGGG CTCCTTTGCAGAAATCCATTTGGCCGATATGCTATACAATCTTCCATCCGATGTCACCCATTTTTTAACTCCATCAACTGGGACGATGTGGAGTCTGGCAGAGCCGACCCACCATTCATATTTGACTAT GAGTATTAG